The Lycium ferocissimum isolate CSIRO_LF1 chromosome 8, AGI_CSIRO_Lferr_CH_V1, whole genome shotgun sequence DNA segment GTAACAAGAGCAGAAAAGCTGATATTTTGAACAGATTATGCAGAAGCAGACGGGAAACACATTTTAGGACACTGAAATATAACCAAAAAGTATATGACTGATTCCGAATTTGGGAATGTTGTTCAAGAGAACATTGTGATAGAGTAGCCGTTCCAGTGGCGGACAGCAGAAGACAACAGTCGCTAAATGCCGTGGCGTCTTAGTTAACCTGATGGAGACCATGCATCTTCGATTCCAATTTtgtttttggatcaaattttgTAGTCTTTTTGTCATGGGAAGATTCATGCCAATAGGAATCTTTGTACGGTAGAACAAAACTAGTCATGATGATGGAGACATCAACTTTATAAGGgccattttttttaacatacaaaaaaacttaaagaataTTGGAATTTGAACACAAGCTTGGAGTTTTATGTGACCAAACATTATATAGACTAATAAACCAGCTCTCCAGTACTATCCAATATCAAAGATCTCCTAATTATGATTCACAGAGAGATATCATGAAGAactttaggttttttttttttttttttttttttttttttttttaatcaatccACTAGGCAGTGCCTAGGGGTAATTTTATTAATCACTAAAAGCAAACCTCAAAAACAAAAGTACAAGCAAGGGGGGCTAGGCCTTACCTTACTAATCCTAATGAGGTAATGAAACTCTGCTAATTAacaagcatgaagaaaataagagcTAGAGACAACTAGATATTCTCTGATCATCACAGAGTTTATAATGCACTCTATGATGATATTGCGAATGAGGATGCTTAAGAAATgcaaaaacaaaattaagaaTAAAGTTGAGTTACCAACCTCAAactttatgttatatatgtatgacctaaAAAAGATAGCTCGCCCGTCTAAAGTAACTTgaagtattttctttttgttttcttcttccaatctTTCCAACAACACTTGACAGTTCATCACTTCTTCTGAGATTTATTGGGTCTTGTTAAAGTTGTTGACACTGTCATATGATTCTGCTTTGCCAGTCGCATTGGTAGGTGCCTTGGAACAAATTCCTCGTTCACCTTACCATCCCAACTATGTTGTCTTCCATGTGGCTTCTTTTGCTTTTGTTgctttcacttctttgttgcCTAGGTGAGAGATCCCCATCCTTAGCCACCTTATTAAAACATATATCCAAAGATATCCTCCTCATCATCCCCATCGAACATGTCATAGCCCAAGTCAATATCATAAGTTGTAGTTGAATTAACTCCTGAAACTACAGCTCTTAGCTCAGGGCTCTTTGCCAATACTCCCATATCCTTGGTGTTAATGGACAAGCTCTTGGTAGAGTTATCAATTACCTTTAATGTATCTCTAGTTGTCATAGATGGATTTGCCTTACTTGAAGGCACAAATACGGGTGCTTGAGGACTTAACTTACTCCTAGGAGGAGAAGTAATATGCTCCTCTTCCTCAACTGAATCTGCCCACCTATGAGGGCTCGTTTCCCCTGGTTTTTCCTCCGAAACAATCAAGTTGTTTGTAGCTTGCATAAAAGTATTATTTTTCTCCACACACTGCTCCAAAACGAAATTTTTCAAGATCGTACAATGGTTCAAAAACATTTTGAGTTGGTAGAATTAAATTAGGATCGATGCACGACATCGAACATTTCCGTCGCACCCTTTCCCCGACTTGGAGAACTAGCGAGGAACCAATACGACTTCCGCCCGAATTTTGTGTGCAACCAATGTCCAATTTTCAGCTCCATTCTCGTTTTCAACTTGCAAAACATGCCGCCTGTAATTTTCAGCAATTTTAACATCACCGTATCAATCGCTTTTTGCCCCGAATCAACTCGCGACGCATTGACCACAACTTGGTGTTGCCCCCGCTTTTTCGATTGCATTGTTATTTAATTGCGACCGTATTCTTCCATATCAAGAGCACCAATATTAAGAGCCATTAATGGCGATTTATCTATCGTAACACCAATCGGTTTTGACACTAAATCAAGATCCAAGTCCGCCTCCATTCGATTTTGCAATGGACTCTCCGATACACCTCCTTTCCGTGCTATTTCATGGACAATATTACTTGTATCAACCTCTTGCACGAAGTTGGCACCACTATCGATCGACGTTTGCGACTTGATTGCGCTTTTCGCTTCCCTAATCGTCGTCAACCGGCTAATTTTGCGAATGAAGCTCCGAGACACCTctatttccataattttcacACGATGCACGATTTTGCTCATAAGTGGGAGCAACCAAGGCACTAGTTCCTCCGTTTCCAAGTTGTTCTTTTCGATTTGCTAATCGACACACCATTCAAATTCGCATCattattttgaatttcaaataaTGCATTACTAACAGTGGGACTCGAAAGATCTACTCCTTTTACTGCCTGATTAGtcccttttttaaattttttcacaTCTAAAATTGTACGCAAATCGCCTTGAAATTTTTCAACACTTCCATCATCTTCCCCATTAGCTTGattgttatttttatgtgttttcAATAACAGACGACAACTACCTTCATCATGACCTTGGTGCTTACAATAGTTGCAATACAAAGGCAAATTATCATAGACAATCTCCTGGAAAATCTCGACAACTTTACCAGATTTTCCATCCACGAACTGCAGCCTTATACGATTTGGAAGCTTATCTAATAGATCGAGTATGACCTTTACCCTAGCTGTGCTAggtcttgatttgatttgagtTGCTTTATCTATAGCTATTGGTTTCCCAACAGCGGACGCTATAGACAATAAAGACTTCTTTGCAAACAAATCAGGAGATAAATCAGGTAAAGAAATCCATACCACAGCCTTAGTCGTTTCCTCCTTAGGATTAAATCCAATGGACCATGGAAATACCCTATATTGATGTTCTTGTCCATCAGTAGAGCAGATAGTTAACGAGCGAGATAGAGCTAGTACAAAATCTTCATATTGGTCAAACCTCAACAAGATTTGCCTTGGAGCAAGTAAACCAATTAAGCAATTGGCCTTGGTACCAAGAAAGTGACCTTAAATCCTTTAGATCGGCGCTCCATGAGATAATTTAACCACCTTTCGCTTGATGCAATCCTTCTTCGATGGCAAATTCTTGTCTTTCCTCTATTGAAAACGTGATGGTAGGTTCTCCATGAACTGTTTTGATGGGTTTTAGTATGGTTTTTGTGGTAACTTGGGCAAATTGTTTAGGATTTAGGAGATTTGCATAAGAAGTGGGTGTATTAGAGGTTGGATTTGTCTCTCCCACAGCCAAAGGCTGGGGAGAGGGCGTTCCATGGCGCTCTAGGGTTTTCAAAAGTCATggagaagagaggagagaggAGAGGAGACCGGTTCCCAATTACTTCATTCAGAGGCGAATTTAGTATTTCATGAGGATGGGTTCACCATTGCTTTGAGATAAGAGATAAATTTTTATATGCGAACTAACAGATGGATGGCTACTAGAACTTGGTTGTCCAATGTACAACTTAGTCACGTATTTATCCATTTTGATTCCTACAAATTTAAATAACTATTCAAAGTAGTCACAAATTTATCTCTTGCAAATTCATAATAAAATAGGGGAATCATACCCCTTTCACATTAAAATATAAGGGTATCGTACCCTTCCAAATTTGTATAATAACATAGAGGAATCACACCCCCTTCGCATTCAAAAATAATGGAATCACACccctttcaaattcaaaaataaaggaatcacacccttccaaatttataataaaatagaGGAATCACACTCCTTTCGCATTCAAATATAAGGGAATCACACCCTTCCACATTTATAATAAATTAGAGGAATCACACCCCTTTCACATTCAAAATTATAGAGAAGTGTTCATTACCATCTATCGAGCTCGAAATTTAGTGCAAATATGATCCAAGAGGTCCAAAACTTTACGGCCGCAATGCAAATGGTACTTCTCCTTTGAAACAAAATGATGTCTCTAacctaaaaatgaaaatttgtcaAATTCCTTTAAAACCCATAAACCCCAAATTACTTTTGAAATAAGCTTTCAAAAGTAAAAACTCATAAACCCCAAAATTCAAAACCTCAaaaaaaccaataaaattcagaaactcaaatttaaaaatcaataaaaagaCCAAAAGGGTGTTCTAAATTCGAATTCAAGACTTACCAGACACCTGGTTGttctgaaatatttttttttgggattagaGAATAATATTATAATAGAGAATAAATATGGGAATGGAGAATAGATTTTGCCTTTTGAAACTTGGGACTTTAATTTTACTTGATGGATTTTGGTGGGTTCATTGCTGGCTTGCAGCTTAGCTATCAGCTATGGGTTTCTAAGTTTCTTGAT contains these protein-coding regions:
- the LOC132066396 gene encoding uncharacterized protein LOC132066396, with the translated sequence MDKYVTKLYIGQPSSSSHPSANCLIGLLAPRQILLRFDQYEDFVLALSRSLTICSTDGQEHQYRVFPWSIGFNPKEETTKAVVWISLPDLSPDLFAKKSLLSIASAVGKPIAIDKATQIKSRPSTARVKVILDLLDKLPNRIRLQFVDGKSGKVVEIFQEIVYDNLPLYCNYCKHQGHDEGSCRLLLKTHKNNNQANGEDDGSVEKFQGDLRTILDVKKFKKGTNQAVKGVDLSSPTVSNALFEIQNNDANLNGVSISKSKRTTWKRRN